Proteins found in one Misgurnus anguillicaudatus chromosome 3, ASM2758022v2, whole genome shotgun sequence genomic segment:
- the LOC129429908 gene encoding interferon-induced protein 44-like yields the protein MNSNVKLKGYHIKSSDKPLPYIFRDIMGLEAENMTGSQPDDIVNAVFGHVMDGYEFDERDSLPQDDQHYNKDPNLSDKSFCLVYVIAADTVTYTDDKLIDKLKIIRHKISAKGIPQVIVMTKIDEACPLVKNDLRKIYTSKKIKEKMEMCRDKIGVPMCNIFPVKNYHEEIETEDDVDVLILKALDQIVREANDHLIDH from the exons ATGAATAGCAATGTCAAG CTCAAAGGATATCACATCAAAAGTAGTGATAAGCCTTTGCCCTATATCTTCAGAGACATAATGGGCTTAGAAGCTGAAAATATGACAGGGTCACAACCAGATGACATTGTCAATGCTGTGTTTGGCCACGTGATGGATGGCTATGAA tTTGACGAGAGAGACTCGCTCCCTCAAGATGATCAGCATTATAACAAGGACCCCAACCTCTCCGACAAGTCTTTCTGTCTGGTTTATGTCATAGCTGCTGATACAGTAACATACACAGATGACAAACTTATTGACAAGTTGAAGATCATCCGCCACAAAATCAGTGCTAAGG GGATTCCTCAAGTGATTGTCATGACCAAAATAGATGAAGCATGTCCACTGGTGAAGAATGATCTAAGGAAGATCTACACTAGCAAAAAAATCAAAGAGAAGATG GAGATGTGCCGTGATAAGATTGGGGTACCAATGTGCAACATCTTCCCAGTGAAGAACTACCATGAAGAGATCGAAACTGAAGATGATGTTGATGTTCTGATTCTAAAAGCACTGGATCAGATTGTTCGTGAGGCCAACGACCATTTGATTGATCACTGA